The uncultured Desulfovibrio sp. genome segment GCGGTCACTGCATTGTGGCCTGTCCACACGGTTCCATCACGCTTGGCGAGGATGACAAGCTGAACATAAATCGCAGCCACTGCACCGAATGCCATATGCCCTGCGCTGCGGCATGTCCGGCTCAGGGTTTGCTGGTTTACGGCAAAAAGCGTACAGTGGATGATGTGCTGCAAGTGGTTGAGCAGGACATGGCCTTCTACGCCCGCTCCGGCGGTGGCCTGACCCTTTCGGGCGGCGAACCCCTGTTGCAGGGTGAATTTGCCGTGGCTCTGCTGCGCGAGGCGCGCACCAGGCGTATCAAGACCGCCGTTGAAACCTGCGGCATGGTTTCGCCAGAGACCATCCGCGAGGCCGCGCCATACCTCAATTACGTGCTGTTCGACATCAAACATATGGACAGCGCCGTGCACGAAGCGCAGACAGGCCTGCCCAACAGGCATATCCTCGAAAACTTCCGCATTCTGGCAGAAGAATTCCCTGATCTGCCCATACTGGCACGCACGCCGGTTATCCCCGGCTTTAACGACAGCGAAGAGGCCATTGCCGCCATTGCCGGATTCCTCAAGCCTTTTGAGCGGGTGGAATACGAAATGCTGCCCTACCATCGCCTTGGTACGCAGAAATACCAGTTCCTGGACAGACCCGTGCCCATGGGTGATGTAAAGCTGGAAACAGAGCACATGAACAGGCTTCAGGCTGTGGCGCAGGCCATCCTGGGCGACCGGCTCCGCGTACCGCACTGATAACCACTTACCCCCCGATTGACCTATGGCATGCAGATCTTCCGAGCTTCTATCAAAACATGTGGAGCGCATACTCGATGCCCTGCCTGAAGGCGTCTTTATAAGTGATGCCGCTGGCACTAGCCTGCAGGTTAACCGCATGTACGAGCAGCTGACCGGGCTGACCCAGGAGCAGATACGCGGCAAGAATGTGCGCGATCTGGTGCAGGAAGGCACGTTTGACTGCATTCTGAACCCGGAAATAGTGCGCACGGGCAGGCCCACCACCCATGTGCAGCAGCTCAAGAACGGCAAAAAGCTCGTGCTTACGGGCTTTCCCGTTTTTGATGCCAAGGGGGATCTGTGCCTGGTGGTCACGTTTGCGCGCGATGTCACCCTGCTCGCCCAATTGCAGGATCAGGTGGCCGGGCAGTGCAAACTTATTGACCAGATCAACGACCAGTTGGCCTATATTGCACAGGGCGCGGCAAAATCCCGCGAACCTGTGTATGCCAGCCGGGCCATGGGCGATGTGGTTTCCCTGCTGCGCCGCTTTGCGGACACGGACGCGACCGTGCTTATTTTGGGCGAGACTGGCGCGGGCAAGGACGTGTTTGCCCGCTACACCCACTCCCAGTCGGCCCGCAACGATAAAATCCTGCTCAAGGTCGACTGCGGCGGCATTTCAGAATCTCTCACAGAATCAGAACTGTTCGGCTACATGCCAGGGGCGTTCACGGGCGCTTCCAACAAGGGCAAGGCCGGGTATTTTGAAATTGCCGATGGCAGCACTATCTTTCTGGACGAAGTGGGCGAGTTGCCGCTTTCCATGCAGACGCGGCTTTTGCGCGTGCTCCAGGACGGAGAAATCATGCGGGTGGGCGCTTCCAGCCCGCGCAAGGTGGACGTGCGCATCATTGCCGCCACCAACCGCGATCTGGCCGAAAGCGTGGAGGCCGGAACCTTCCGCCGCGACCTGTACTACCGCCTCAATGTGGCCACGGTGCGCATTC includes the following:
- a CDS encoding glycyl-radical enzyme activating protein; protein product: MCQDDCQRQGMVFNVQKYSVHDGPGIRTIVFLKGCSLSCRWCSNPESQQREPELAFNAGRCLGVSKCGHCIVACPHGSITLGEDDKLNINRSHCTECHMPCAAACPAQGLLVYGKKRTVDDVLQVVEQDMAFYARSGGGLTLSGGEPLLQGEFAVALLREARTRRIKTAVETCGMVSPETIREAAPYLNYVLFDIKHMDSAVHEAQTGLPNRHILENFRILAEEFPDLPILARTPVIPGFNDSEEAIAAIAGFLKPFERVEYEMLPYHRLGTQKYQFLDRPVPMGDVKLETEHMNRLQAVAQAILGDRLRVPH
- a CDS encoding sigma-54-dependent Fis family transcriptional regulator gives rise to the protein MACRSSELLSKHVERILDALPEGVFISDAAGTSLQVNRMYEQLTGLTQEQIRGKNVRDLVQEGTFDCILNPEIVRTGRPTTHVQQLKNGKKLVLTGFPVFDAKGDLCLVVTFARDVTLLAQLQDQVAGQCKLIDQINDQLAYIAQGAAKSREPVYASRAMGDVVSLLRRFADTDATVLILGETGAGKDVFARYTHSQSARNDKILLKVDCGGISESLTESELFGYMPGAFTGASNKGKAGYFEIADGSTIFLDEVGELPLSMQTRLLRVLQDGEIMRVGASSPRKVDVRIIAATNRDLAESVEAGTFRRDLYYRLNVATVRIPPLRERQEDVRPLAEHYLAQYTAKYHKAMAFMDVTLDIMTAYSWPGNVRELQNLVHSLVITLSGPLISPRDLPPQISGAPREASCYSEDILAARRPLRDIMAEMERDFLLKAIEVHGSVQRVAELFQINRSTVFRKLQGARRID